In a genomic window of Pelotomaculum thermopropionicum SI:
- a CDS encoding hypothetical transmembrane transport protein has translation MNGESKNCFSPAVTVIIIFGIISMLGDVVYEAARSANSQYLNLLNVSAAQVGLVFGIGEFLGYSLRLIAGVMSDRSGRHWLFMFLGYGMLLVVPLMGLTMNWNILIVLILMERIGKTLRNPAKDTILSGVAENQVGVGFAFGLQEALDQIGAFAGPLIFTMVFYLTGKNGTPQYQSGYKLLTVPFGLLMLFLIYAYRRIKRGNLIPETAKKEFQSENLKLVFWLYTAFTFFCTLGFVNFSVVGYHLKAENLMSDGNITLLYSAAMIVDALTALLIGKAYDRIKKKTEIKTGGLLVLTVVPFITLLLPFLTLSGSTALIVVGMVVFGIVMGTHETVMRSAIADITPFNKRGTGYGVFNTSYGLALLGGAALMGLLYDMGRPDIIIAFTCVAEAIALLMYFKINRTVKTIWQ, from the coding sequence ATGAACGGCGAATCCAAGAATTGTTTTTCGCCGGCAGTTACGGTCATTATTATATTCGGCATTATCAGCATGCTGGGGGATGTGGTGTATGAGGCTGCCCGCAGCGCAAACAGCCAATACTTGAATCTGCTGAACGTCAGTGCGGCACAAGTTGGTTTGGTCTTTGGCATCGGAGAGTTTCTGGGTTACTCCCTGAGGCTGATTGCCGGTGTCATGTCAGACAGGAGCGGCAGGCACTGGCTTTTCATGTTTTTAGGCTATGGCATGCTGCTGGTAGTGCCGCTTATGGGCTTAACCATGAACTGGAATATCCTTATCGTCCTTATTCTTATGGAGAGAATAGGCAAAACCCTGCGCAATCCCGCAAAGGATACTATTTTATCTGGAGTTGCTGAAAATCAAGTTGGCGTAGGATTTGCCTTCGGCCTCCAGGAAGCCCTCGATCAGATCGGTGCCTTTGCCGGGCCGCTGATTTTTACCATGGTTTTTTATCTGACAGGAAAAAACGGAACTCCACAGTATCAGTCAGGCTACAAATTACTGACTGTTCCTTTTGGTCTTTTGATGCTATTTTTGATCTATGCCTACCGCAGAATCAAGCGTGGAAACTTGATTCCTGAAACTGCAAAAAAGGAATTCCAATCGGAGAACCTCAAGCTGGTATTCTGGCTTTATACGGCTTTCACATTTTTCTGCACGTTGGGATTTGTAAATTTCAGCGTGGTAGGCTATCATTTAAAGGCCGAAAATCTGATGTCCGACGGGAACATTACCCTGCTGTACTCGGCTGCAATGATTGTGGATGCCTTAACCGCGCTGCTTATCGGAAAAGCCTACGACCGTATAAAAAAGAAAACAGAAATAAAAACCGGAGGACTTTTGGTTTTGACGGTTGTTCCGTTTATTACACTGCTGCTGCCATTTTTGACTCTGAGCGGCTCTACCGCGCTGATTGTTGTTGGAATGGTTGTTTTCGGCATTGTCATGGGAACGCATGAAACCGTCATGCGCTCGGCCATCGCAGATATCACGCCCTTTAATAAGCGCGGAACCGGTTATGGCGTTTTCAACACAAGCTACGGTCTTGCCCTTCTTGGCGGAGCGGCGCTGATGGGCTTGCTGTACGACATGGGCAGGCCGGATATCATTATTGCCTTCACCTGTGTCGCGGAAGCAATTGCCCTATTGATGTATTTCAAAATAAATCGGACGGTTAAAACAATATGGCAATAA
- the RpoE gene encoding DNA-directed RNA polymerase specialized sigma subunit (sigma24 homolog): MTEFHGWYPAGCGECFGVKAEAGKKHSAGTSFAELYDRYFDAVNRYLRYRLNNSWDADDLTAAVFLKALENFHKYRGDAPFAVWLFRIAHNAYVDYLRGRRERVFSEEEMAHLGSAPSGPEEELLRNEEVRQLKDMLWRLSPEQRDVVSLRYAGELKFSQIALVLEKSEPAVRMIHYRALKALRTGYSSNKERGERIARG; this comes from the coding sequence ATGACGGAATTCCACGGGTGGTATCCGGCAGGATGCGGGGAGTGTTTTGGGGTGAAAGCGGAGGCCGGGAAGAAACACAGCGCGGGAACGTCTTTTGCGGAGCTTTACGACCGGTATTTTGACGCCGTGAACCGCTACCTGCGCTACCGGTTAAACAACTCCTGGGATGCCGACGACCTTACAGCGGCGGTATTCTTGAAGGCGCTGGAGAACTTCCACAAGTACCGGGGTGACGCCCCCTTTGCGGTGTGGCTGTTTCGCATCGCCCACAACGCTTACGTCGACTACCTGCGGGGGCGCCGGGAGAGAGTTTTTTCGGAAGAAGAAATGGCGCACCTCGGATCCGCGCCGTCAGGCCCCGAAGAGGAACTGCTGCGCAATGAAGAGGTGAGGCAGCTGAAAGATATGTTGTGGCGGCTGTCCCCGGAACAACGGGACGTTGTTTCCCTGAGGTACGCCGGGGAACTAAAGTTCAGCCAGATTGCCCTGGTGCTGGAGAAATCGGAACCGGCCGTCCGGATGATCCATTACCGGGCGCTTAAGGCACTGAGGACCGGTTACTCAAGTAATAAAGAGCGGGGTGAAAGAATTGCCCGGGGGTGA